A single window of Rana temporaria chromosome 1, aRanTem1.1, whole genome shotgun sequence DNA harbors:
- the LOC120915585 gene encoding cytochrome c oxidase assembly protein COX18, mitochondrial isoform X2, translating to MKRIVTELYVRDNCHPVKASLIMWIQIPMWIFVSLALRNFSFSANGSTTGLVLHEQLQEGGALWFPDLTVPDSTWILPISLGLINLLLVEIFSLRKTELSRFQRYISNFIRAVSVVMIPIAASVPSCMALYWVSSSLVGLSHNLLLKSPAVQRIFRVPRTKAYSDTPYKDLLSAFTTKYFNKK from the exons ATGAAAAGAATAGTAACTGAACTGTATGTTCGGGATAACTGTCACCCTGTTAAAGCCAGCCTGATTATGTGGATCCAAATCCCAATGTGGATATTTGTGTCTTTGGCTCTGAGAAATTTCAGTTTTTCTGCGAATGGATCCACCACAG GGCTAGTGCTTCACGAGCAACTACAGGAAGGGGGAGCACTCTGGTTTCCTGATCTCACCGTTCCAGATTCTACTTGGATCCTCCCAATATCCTTGGGTCTCATCAACCTGCTTCTTGTAGAG ATATTTTCCCTTCGTAAGACTGAGCTGTCTAGATTTCAGAGATACATATCCAACTTTATTCGGGCCGTGTCTGTTGTTAtgatccccattgcagccagcgtTCCTTCG tGTATGGCCCTGTACTGGGTCTCCTCCAGCTTAGTAGGCCTATCTCACAACTTATTGCTAAAATCCCCAGCCGTACAACGCATCTTCAGAGTTCCACGGACCAAGGCCTACTCGGACACCCCATACAAAGACCTACTGTCAGCATTCACAACAAagtactttaataaaaaatag